Proteins from a genomic interval of Ferrovibrio terrae:
- a CDS encoding ABC transporter substrate-binding protein: MRISALTTSVAFAALLAAGFVQGDAAAQSVRGVSKSEIVIGMHTDLSGPAASYGVHSSQAMRMRFDEVNAQGGVNGRKIRLIVEDTQYQVPRAVQAANKLINRDKIFIMAGALGTPHNNAVFADQFKAGIPNINPVTAARSMVEPHHPLKFQMISSYYDQTRALLKYLVEKNGRKKICTLYQDTDFGKEILDAVQDQAKAMNMAVVETATNTPIATDFTAQITKLRGAGCDIVAMGAIVRDAIVPYGTARKMGWTDVDFVSQSASFDQIVASAPGGATEGLYVGAGTIMPYRDTADATVATWWDAYKAKYNADPNIGAVYGTNTAMLVVTALERAGKDLTTESFLKALESVQGYRDIFGGPVVNFAKEKHLGSNEVLMYQIQKGRFVQVAGPLKY; this comes from the coding sequence ATGCGTATCAGTGCTTTGACGACTTCGGTGGCTTTTGCGGCGCTTCTGGCCGCAGGTTTCGTGCAGGGTGATGCGGCGGCGCAGTCGGTGCGCGGCGTCTCCAAGAGCGAGATCGTCATCGGCATGCATACCGACTTGAGCGGTCCGGCCGCCTCTTACGGCGTGCATTCCTCGCAGGCCATGCGCATGCGCTTCGACGAGGTGAATGCCCAGGGCGGCGTCAATGGCCGGAAGATTCGCCTGATCGTCGAGGATACGCAGTACCAGGTGCCGCGCGCCGTGCAGGCCGCCAACAAGCTGATCAACCGCGACAAGATTTTCATCATGGCCGGCGCGCTGGGCACGCCGCATAACAACGCGGTCTTCGCCGACCAGTTCAAGGCCGGCATCCCGAACATCAATCCGGTGACGGCGGCGCGCTCGATGGTCGAGCCGCATCATCCGCTCAAGTTCCAGATGATTTCGAGCTACTACGATCAGACCCGGGCGCTGCTGAAGTACCTGGTCGAGAAGAACGGCCGCAAGAAGATCTGCACGCTGTATCAGGACACCGACTTCGGCAAGGAAATCCTCGACGCCGTGCAGGACCAGGCCAAGGCAATGAACATGGCGGTGGTCGAGACCGCCACCAACACGCCGATCGCCACCGACTTCACCGCGCAGATCACCAAGCTGCGTGGCGCGGGCTGCGACATCGTCGCCATGGGCGCCATCGTGCGCGACGCCATCGTGCCCTATGGCACGGCGCGCAAGATGGGCTGGACGGATGTCGACTTCGTGTCGCAGTCGGCCAGCTTCGACCAGATCGTGGCCTCCGCCCCGGGCGGCGCGACCGAAGGGCTCTATGTCGGCGCCGGCACCATCATGCCGTACCGCGACACCGCCGACGCCACCGTGGCAACCTGGTGGGATGCCTATAAGGCCAAGTACAACGCCGATCCGAATATCGGCGCCGTCTATGGCACCAACACCGCCATGCTGGTGGTCACGGCGCTGGAGCGCGCCGGCAAGGACCTCACCACCGAAAGCTTCCTGAAGGCGCTGGAAAGCGTCCAGGGCTACCGCGACATCTTCGGCGGCCCGGTGGTCAACTTTGCCAAGGAGAAGCATCTCGGGTCCAACGAGGTGCTGATGTACCAGATCCAGAAGGGCCGCTTCGTACAGGTGGCTGGCCCCCTGAAGTACTAA
- a CDS encoding MBL fold metallo-hydrolase: MTIPFIKDLQFNYAQVSGLSPLVRRVIAQNPSAFTFHGTGTYIVGHKDAVAVIDPGPDDPPHIEALLNNLNGETVSHILITHTHRDHSPGAALLQARTGAPTYGFGPHPQPPGGPVVEEGGDHAFTPDHILKDGDVVRGNGWTMTALHTPGHISNHLCFALHEEKALFSGDHVMGWSTTVISPPDGSMTDYYASLEKLLPRDDVRYYPTHGAPIDAMNTGHSPQHFVRELIRHRQARETQIVDCLTKAGPQTIPQMVAVMYADVPKYLHPAAARSVLAHLIHMVGDGRVAVEGGGAADEMATYRVPQ; this comes from the coding sequence ATGACGATCCCCTTCATCAAGGACCTGCAATTCAATTACGCACAGGTCAGTGGACTCTCCCCGCTTGTGCGCCGCGTCATTGCGCAGAACCCCTCGGCTTTCACCTTCCATGGCACCGGCACCTATATCGTCGGACACAAGGATGCCGTCGCCGTGATCGATCCGGGCCCCGACGATCCGCCCCATATCGAGGCGCTGCTGAACAACCTGAATGGCGAAACCGTCAGCCATATCCTGATCACGCATACCCATCGCGACCATTCGCCGGGTGCAGCCCTTTTGCAGGCGCGCACCGGCGCGCCGACCTATGGCTTCGGCCCGCATCCGCAGCCGCCTGGCGGCCCTGTGGTGGAGGAAGGCGGCGACCACGCGTTCACGCCCGACCACATCCTGAAGGATGGCGATGTGGTGCGCGGCAATGGGTGGACCATGACGGCTTTGCACACGCCCGGCCATATCTCCAATCATCTCTGCTTCGCGCTGCATGAGGAAAAGGCGCTGTTCAGCGGCGATCATGTGATGGGCTGGTCGACCACGGTGATCTCGCCGCCCGACGGCAGCATGACCGACTATTACGCCAGCCTGGAAAAGCTGCTGCCGCGCGACGATGTGCGTTACTACCCGACGCATGGCGCGCCGATCGACGCGATGAACACCGGCCATTCGCCGCAGCATTTCGTGCGCGAGCTGATCCGGCATCGCCAGGCGCGCGAGACGCAGATCGTGGATTGCCTGACCAAGGCCGGCCCGCAGACCATCCCGCAGATGGTGGCGGTGATGTATGCGGATGTGCCGAAATATCTGCACCCCGCGGCCGCACGCTCGGTGCTGGCGCATCTGATCCATATGGTGGGCGATGGGCGGGTTGCTGTAGAGGGCGGCGGCGCGGCGGACGAGATGGCGACCTACCGGGTGCCGCAATAA
- a CDS encoding DUF3455 domain-containing protein, with amino-acid sequence MRSSVAATLLVSALGLAACSTTPALVAVPDAIKGDASQQVTLVVPAKGVQIYECRAKQGQAGAFEWAFVGPEAELFNAAGTIRIGRHYGGPTWEAIDGSKLVGALKARTDAPKPADIPWLLLTTTASGAKGSFSDITAIQRVNTVGGIAPTAACGAGNVGAGARVPYTADYYMLAKK; translated from the coding sequence ATGCGTTCATCCGTTGCCGCCACTTTGCTTGTCTCCGCTTTGGGCCTCGCTGCCTGCAGCACCACGCCGGCGCTTGTCGCCGTTCCCGACGCCATCAAAGGCGACGCCAGCCAGCAGGTCACCCTGGTGGTGCCGGCCAAGGGCGTGCAGATCTACGAATGCCGCGCCAAGCAAGGTCAGGCCGGTGCCTTTGAATGGGCCTTCGTCGGCCCGGAAGCCGAGCTGTTCAATGCCGCCGGCACGATCCGCATCGGCCGTCATTACGGCGGCCCCACCTGGGAAGCGATCGACGGCAGCAAGCTGGTCGGCGCCCTGAAAGCGCGTACCGATGCGCCGAAGCCGGCCGACATTCCCTGGCTGCTGCTCACCACCACCGCTTCGGGCGCCAAGGGCAGCTTCAGCGACATCACCGCGATCCAGCGCGTGAACACCGTCGGCGGTATCGCGCCGACCGCGGCTTGCGGCGCGGGCAATGTAGGTGCCGGCGCGCGCGTGCCCTACACCGCCGACTACTACATGCTGGCGAAGAAGTAA
- a CDS encoding ABC transporter ATP-binding protein: protein MSAAPALTQQSIEQKLANPPVLKLANIETFYGPIMAIRGVSLQVPEGSIVTVLGANGAGKTTILKTICGVMDPQKGSVIFNGQEIQKMDPDKVMRLGIGHVPEGRETFPFLTVRENLMMGAFTRKDADGVARDMEMVYAYFPRLKERENQPAGSMSGGEQQMLAIGRALMGRPKLLLLDEPSLGLSPKLVKDIFEIIVRINAEQGTTILLVEQNANVALHAAHFGYVLEVGRIVMADTCARLLEKEDIKEFYLGMKEQGVRGKRRWKKRKTWR from the coding sequence ATGAGCGCCGCACCCGCCCTAACCCAACAAAGCATCGAGCAGAAGCTGGCCAATCCGCCGGTGCTCAAGCTGGCCAATATCGAGACCTTTTACGGCCCGATCATGGCGATCCGCGGCGTCAGCCTGCAGGTCCCCGAGGGCAGCATCGTCACCGTGCTCGGCGCCAATGGCGCCGGCAAGACCACGATCCTGAAGACGATCTGCGGCGTCATGGACCCGCAGAAGGGCAGCGTCATCTTCAACGGCCAGGAAATCCAGAAAATGGATCCTGACAAGGTGATGCGCCTGGGCATCGGCCATGTGCCGGAGGGCCGCGAAACCTTCCCGTTCCTGACGGTGCGGGAAAACCTGATGATGGGCGCCTTCACGCGCAAGGATGCCGATGGCGTCGCCCGGGACATGGAGATGGTCTACGCCTATTTCCCGCGCCTGAAAGAGCGCGAGAACCAGCCGGCCGGTTCGATGTCGGGCGGCGAGCAGCAGATGCTGGCGATCGGTCGCGCGCTGATGGGCCGGCCCAAGCTTTTGCTGCTGGACGAGCCTTCGCTAGGACTTTCTCCGAAGCTGGTCAAGGACATCTTTGAAATCATCGTGCGCATCAATGCCGAACAGGGCACGACAATTCTGCTCGTGGAGCAGAATGCCAATGTGGCGCTGCATGCGGCGCATTTCGGCTATGTGCTGGAAGTCGGCCGCATCGTGATGGCCGATACCTGCGCCAGGCTGCTCGAGAAGGAAGACATCAAGGAATTCTATCTCGGCATGAAGGAACAGGGCGTGCGCGGCAAGCGCCGCTGGAAAAAGCGCAAGACGTGGCGCTGA
- a CDS encoding branched-chain amino acid ABC transporter permease: MRFFFKTDYNQDINLSRDGVDRFWYGLLIAALLLAPFVLEDFWLGEISYVFILSIVGIGLMILTGYTGQVSLGHAAFLGIGAYTHSILLNLGVPFWISIPAATLLSAVIGAVIGRPALKLTGVYLAIATLAFAFIIEQILIRWEHVTGGFKGFPVPRPEVLGVGLVDDVPFYYIAFGALVLAVLAALNLLRSPTGRAFVAIRDSEIAAQSMGVNLAAYKTMAFSISAGFTGFGGTLFAHKIGYLAPDAFNILLSIQLLLMVVVGGLGSLHGAIYGAIFVGSLPQLIAILRDYLPESISRQPGLEPGIFGLILVFFILFEPLGIYGRWLKVKLYFSLFPLYKKATFKRQKTYTKSERNR; encoded by the coding sequence ATGCGCTTCTTCTTCAAGACGGATTACAACCAGGACATCAACCTGTCCCGCGATGGCGTGGACCGGTTCTGGTACGGGCTGCTGATTGCCGCGCTGCTGCTCGCGCCCTTCGTGCTGGAGGATTTCTGGCTCGGCGAGATTTCCTACGTCTTCATCCTCTCCATCGTCGGTATCGGCCTGATGATCCTGACCGGCTATACCGGCCAGGTGTCGCTCGGCCATGCCGCCTTCCTCGGCATCGGCGCCTATACCCATTCTATCCTGCTCAATCTCGGCGTGCCGTTCTGGATTTCGATCCCGGCCGCCACGCTGCTGTCGGCGGTGATCGGCGCGGTGATCGGCCGCCCGGCGCTGAAACTCACCGGCGTCTATCTCGCCATCGCCACGCTGGCCTTCGCTTTCATCATCGAGCAGATCCTGATCCGCTGGGAACACGTCACCGGCGGCTTCAAAGGCTTCCCGGTGCCGCGGCCGGAAGTGCTCGGCGTTGGCCTCGTCGATGACGTGCCTTTCTATTACATCGCCTTCGGTGCGCTGGTGCTGGCGGTGCTGGCCGCGCTCAACCTGCTGCGTTCGCCCACGGGCCGCGCCTTTGTCGCCATCCGTGATTCCGAAATCGCCGCGCAGTCGATGGGCGTCAATCTCGCCGCCTACAAGACCATGGCCTTCTCGATCTCGGCCGGCTTCACCGGTTTCGGCGGCACACTGTTCGCCCACAAGATCGGCTATCTGGCGCCGGATGCCTTCAACATCCTGCTCTCGATCCAGCTGCTGCTGATGGTCGTCGTCGGCGGGTTGGGCTCGCTGCATGGCGCGATCTACGGCGCGATCTTCGTCGGCTCGCTGCCGCAGCTGATCGCCATCCTGCGCGATTACCTGCCGGAAAGCATTTCGCGCCAGCCCGGCCTCGAACCCGGCATCTTCGGCCTGATCCTGGTGTTCTTTATCCTGTTCGAGCCGCTCGGCATCTACGGCCGCTGGCTCAAGGTGAAGCTCTATTTCTCGCTCTTCCCGCTCTACAAGAAGGCGACTTTCAAGCGCCAGAAGACCTACACAAAATCGGAGCGCAACCGGTGA
- a CDS encoding ABC transporter substrate-binding protein translates to MRTRIMAVTAAVAAVAGLTAVSDVQAQTVRGVSKSEIVIGQHTDLSGPAASYGVHVSNAMRLYFDKINADGGIHGRKIRFIVEDHQYQVPRAVQAANKLINRDKIFLMAGALGTPMNNAVFEDQFKANVPNLGPLTAARSMSEPFHPLKFATYSTYYDHSRAGIKYLVAKNNRKKLCALYQDTDFGKEVFDAVQDQAKAMNMAVVETATNTPIATDFTAQITKLRGAGCDLVAMGAIVRDAIVPYATARKMGWTDVDFVSQSASFDQIVASAPGGATEGLYVGAGTVMPYRDTASPQVAAWWDSYKAKYNTDPNIGSVYGYGLADLIVNVLDRAGKDLTTEKFVKGLESLSGYRDIFGGPVLNFGPNKHLGTNEVLFYQIQKGRFVQIADGPIKY, encoded by the coding sequence ATGCGTACGAGAATTATGGCGGTGACGGCGGCTGTCGCGGCGGTTGCCGGTCTGACGGCTGTCAGCGACGTGCAGGCGCAGACCGTGCGCGGCGTCAGCAAGTCCGAAATCGTAATCGGCCAGCATACCGATCTGAGCGGCCCCGCCGCCTCTTACGGTGTGCATGTGTCGAACGCGATGCGGCTCTATTTCGACAAGATCAATGCGGACGGCGGCATTCATGGCCGCAAGATCCGCTTCATCGTCGAGGATCATCAGTATCAGGTGCCGCGCGCCGTGCAGGCCGCGAACAAGCTGATCAACCGCGACAAGATCTTCCTGATGGCTGGCGCGCTCGGCACGCCGATGAACAACGCGGTGTTCGAGGACCAGTTCAAGGCGAACGTGCCGAACCTTGGCCCGCTCACCGCTGCCCGCTCGATGAGCGAGCCGTTCCATCCGCTCAAATTCGCCACCTATTCGACCTATTACGATCACTCGCGTGCAGGCATCAAATACCTGGTGGCCAAGAACAACCGCAAGAAGCTTTGCGCGCTGTATCAGGACACCGACTTCGGCAAGGAGGTGTTTGACGCGGTACAGGATCAGGCCAAGGCGATGAACATGGCGGTGGTCGAGACCGCCACCAATACGCCGATCGCCACCGACTTCACCGCGCAGATCACCAAGCTGCGCGGCGCGGGCTGTGACCTGGTTGCGATGGGCGCCATCGTGCGTGACGCCATCGTGCCTTATGCCACCGCCCGCAAGATGGGCTGGACGGATGTCGACTTCGTGTCGCAATCGGCCAGCTTCGACCAGATCGTGGCCTCCGCGCCGGGCGGCGCCACCGAAGGTCTCTATGTCGGCGCCGGTACCGTGATGCCGTATCGCGACACTGCTTCGCCGCAAGTCGCGGCCTGGTGGGATTCCTACAAGGCCAAATACAACACCGATCCGAATATCGGCTCGGTCTATGGCTATGGTCTCGCCGACCTCATCGTCAACGTCCTGGATCGTGCCGGTAAGGATCTCACCACCGAAAAGTTCGTGAAGGGCCTGGAAAGCCTGAGCGGCTACCGCGATATCTTCGGCGGCCCGGTGCTGAACTTCGGCCCGAACAAGCATCTGGGCACCAACGAGGTGCTGTTCTACCAGATCCAGAAGGGTCGCTTCGTGCAGATCGCCGACGGTCCGATCAAGTACTAA
- a CDS encoding branched-chain amino acid ABC transporter permease gives MLLNGLAAGCIYGLVALGFVLIYKATEMVNFAQGDLLMLGAFMAFALIEGFGLNYWLAFLGAVLFMAVFGYLLDTVILRQVIGQPQFAVVMLTIGLGFLFRSGASMIWGTETRAFATPFTDGVVKVGGFIIADVNLSIVIGTALLCGLLYAFFRFTRIGVAMQAASQNQLAAYYMGIPVKMIFSLVWAISAAVAAVAGILLAPVSLIDVTIGLIGLKAFAAAVLGGFGSIPGAVFGGLVIGVIEQFSGIYLPEGFKDVAAYIVILLVLFARPQGLFGNIGRKRV, from the coding sequence TTGCTGCTGAACGGGCTGGCGGCAGGCTGTATTTACGGCCTGGTCGCGCTCGGTTTCGTGCTGATCTACAAAGCCACCGAGATGGTGAACTTCGCCCAGGGCGACCTGCTGATGCTGGGCGCCTTCATGGCCTTTGCGCTGATCGAGGGCTTCGGGCTGAACTACTGGCTTGCCTTCCTGGGCGCCGTGCTGTTCATGGCCGTGTTCGGCTACCTGCTCGATACGGTGATCCTGCGCCAGGTGATCGGCCAGCCGCAATTCGCCGTCGTCATGCTCACCATCGGGCTGGGCTTCCTGTTCCGCTCCGGCGCCTCGATGATCTGGGGCACCGAGACGCGCGCCTTTGCCACGCCATTCACCGATGGCGTTGTCAAGGTCGGCGGTTTCATCATCGCCGATGTCAACCTGTCGATCGTGATCGGCACGGCTTTGCTCTGCGGCCTGCTGTACGCCTTCTTCCGCTTCACCCGCATCGGCGTCGCCATGCAGGCGGCTTCGCAGAACCAGCTCGCGGCCTATTACATGGGCATCCCGGTCAAGATGATCTTTTCGCTGGTCTGGGCGATCTCGGCCGCCGTGGCCGCCGTGGCCGGCATCCTGCTGGCGCCGGTGTCGCTGATCGACGTCACCATCGGCCTGATCGGGCTGAAAGCCTTCGCGGCTGCGGTGCTGGGCGGCTTCGGCTCGATCCCCGGCGCGGTGTTCGGCGGCCTGGTGATCGGCGTGATCGAACAGTTCTCCGGCATCTACCTGCCGGAAGGCTTCAAGGATGTCGCGGCCTATATCGTGATTCTTCTGGTGCTGTTTGCCCGGCCGCAGGGCCTGTTCGGCAATATCGGCCGCAAGCGCGTGTAA
- a CDS encoding response regulator, whose product MSAAAARDIQSPTEPGDERTVVLVVEDEVLIRMVVAEYLRDCGYVVVEAGSAHEALALFKADVEVDVVFSDIQMPGPMDGFGLAQWVRQNKPGVEVILTSGAASAADRAADLCEEGPLLQKPYESDEVDRRIKQLLAARDRNGNGGR is encoded by the coding sequence ATGTCGGCAGCCGCCGCCCGCGATATCCAGTCCCCCACCGAGCCCGGCGACGAGCGCACGGTCGTGCTGGTGGTGGAAGACGAAGTCCTGATCCGCATGGTGGTCGCAGAATATCTGCGCGACTGCGGCTATGTGGTGGTCGAGGCCGGCAGCGCGCATGAAGCGCTGGCTTTATTCAAGGCCGATGTCGAAGTCGATGTGGTGTTCAGCGATATCCAGATGCCCGGGCCGATGGACGGTTTCGGGCTGGCGCAATGGGTGCGGCAGAATAAGCCGGGCGTCGAGGTGATCCTCACCTCGGGCGCCGCCAGCGCCGCCGACCGCGCCGCCGATCTGTGCGAGGAAGGCCCGCTGCTGCAGAAGCCGTATGAGTCCGACGAGGTGGATCGCCGGATCAAGCAGCTGCTGGCGGCGCGCGACCGCAATGGCAATGGTGGCCGCTGA
- a CDS encoding ABC transporter ATP-binding protein, with the protein MTLFKADNLAINFGGIKAVDGVSFDVEKGQVFTIIGPNGAGKTTVFNLISRIYDPTEGKLMFEGQDITDVAPHNIANLGIARTFQNIELFEHATVLHNLLLGRHAHRSGNIASQLLFLPSVRKAELEHREKVEHVIDFLDLQHYRDTYIVNLPYGARKVVELARALCTEPKLLLLDEPSSGLNTEETEDMAFWIHDIRNELGITVLMVEHDMTLVNEVSDRVLALNYGRVLALGTPSEVQSHPEVIKAYLGG; encoded by the coding sequence GTGACGCTGTTCAAGGCCGATAACCTCGCCATCAACTTCGGCGGCATCAAGGCGGTCGACGGCGTCAGCTTCGACGTCGAAAAGGGCCAAGTCTTCACCATCATCGGTCCCAACGGGGCCGGCAAGACCACGGTGTTCAACCTGATCAGCCGCATCTACGACCCCACCGAGGGGAAACTGATGTTCGAGGGCCAGGACATCACCGACGTGGCGCCGCACAACATCGCCAATCTGGGTATCGCGCGCACCTTCCAGAATATCGAACTGTTCGAGCATGCCACCGTGCTGCACAACCTGCTGCTCGGCCGCCATGCGCATCGCAGCGGCAACATCGCCTCGCAGCTGCTGTTCCTGCCCAGCGTGCGCAAGGCCGAACTGGAGCATCGCGAGAAGGTCGAGCATGTGATCGACTTCCTCGACCTGCAGCATTATCGCGACACCTACATCGTCAATCTGCCCTATGGCGCGCGTAAAGTCGTCGAACTGGCCCGCGCGCTCTGCACCGAGCCGAAACTGCTGCTGCTGGACGAGCCGTCCTCGGGCCTCAATACCGAGGAAACCGAGGATATGGCCTTCTGGATCCACGACATCCGCAACGAGCTGGGCATCACCGTGCTGATGGTCGAGCATGACATGACCCTGGTGAACGAAGTGTCGGATCGCGTGCTGGCGCTGAATTACGGCCGCGTGCTGGCACTCGGCACGCCTTCGGAGGTGCAGAGCCACCCCGAAGTCATCAAAGCCTATCTGGGAGGCTGA
- a CDS encoding AMP-dependent synthetase/ligase, which yields MVAKVIDPKSGVSIDADILETIERDTLSRYFWRKVGERGEKVAMRVKHLGIWNSITWRQYGDFAKHAGLGFAALGARRGDVVSIISEGNPQWLYADLGAQGIGAVTNGIYTTDSAKQVAYIVNDSKTVIYIAENDEQLDKILEVRDQCPSLRKIVIIDMEGLNDFSDPMVISFDELLKLGREFDKAQPKFWDEQLKLGKPDDLAILIYTSGTTGAPKGAMISNRNLVFQMENAGRLLEQVDSDEQLSFLPLCHIAERGFSLLWPIRSGSTVNFAESPETVPQNLQEVQPTVFFAVPRLWEKFYSGVAIRMKDATGFGKLAYKTALGIGYKVAQCRLEDREPSAALKLAFWFADQLVLKNIKRIIGIDRCKWLVTGAAPISPDLIKWYLALGKDMREVYGQTENVGLATSPQMDRVKLGTIGMTVPNTEVKLSPEGEILLRGPHVFMGYLNNPTKTAETIVDGWLHTGDVGTVDNEGWYRITDRMKDIIITAGGKNITPSEIENQLKFSPYVSDAVVIGDRRQYLTCLVMIDHDNVVKFAQDLNVPFTNFTSLCHSKEVQELIWSEIEKVNKNFARVETIKKFRLIDRQLTAEDDELTPTMKLKRKFVNEKYKPLIEEMYASA from the coding sequence ATGGTTGCCAAGGTGATTGACCCGAAATCGGGCGTATCCATCGACGCCGACATCCTCGAAACCATCGAGCGCGATACGCTGTCGCGGTATTTCTGGCGCAAGGTCGGCGAGCGTGGCGAGAAAGTCGCGATGCGCGTGAAGCATCTTGGCATCTGGAACTCCATCACCTGGCGGCAGTATGGCGACTTCGCCAAACATGCCGGACTGGGCTTTGCAGCCCTTGGCGCCAGGCGCGGCGATGTCGTCTCGATCATTTCCGAGGGCAATCCGCAATGGCTCTATGCCGATCTCGGCGCGCAGGGCATCGGCGCGGTCACCAACGGCATCTACACAACGGATTCTGCCAAGCAGGTCGCCTATATCGTCAATGACAGCAAGACGGTGATCTACATCGCCGAGAATGACGAGCAGCTCGACAAGATACTGGAAGTCCGCGACCAGTGCCCGTCCTTGCGCAAGATCGTCATCATCGACATGGAAGGCCTGAACGACTTCAGCGACCCGATGGTGATCAGCTTCGACGAGCTGCTGAAGCTCGGTCGCGAATTCGACAAGGCGCAGCCGAAATTCTGGGACGAGCAGCTTAAGCTGGGCAAGCCCGACGACCTCGCCATCCTGATCTATACCTCGGGCACCACCGGTGCGCCGAAGGGCGCGATGATCAGCAACCGTAATCTCGTCTTCCAGATGGAGAATGCCGGTCGCCTGCTGGAGCAGGTTGACAGCGACGAGCAGCTCTCCTTCCTCCCGCTCTGCCATATCGCCGAGCGCGGCTTCTCGCTGCTCTGGCCGATCCGCTCGGGTTCGACGGTGAATTTCGCCGAAAGCCCCGAGACCGTGCCGCAGAACCTGCAGGAAGTGCAGCCCACGGTGTTCTTCGCCGTGCCGCGGCTGTGGGAAAAGTTCTATTCGGGTGTCGCCATCCGCATGAAGGATGCCACCGGCTTCGGCAAGCTGGCCTACAAGACCGCGCTCGGTATCGGCTACAAGGTGGCGCAATGCCGCCTGGAAGACCGCGAACCGTCGGCTGCGCTGAAGCTGGCCTTCTGGTTCGCCGACCAGCTGGTGCTCAAGAACATCAAGCGCATCATTGGCATCGATCGCTGCAAATGGCTGGTCACGGGTGCTGCCCCGATCTCGCCCGACCTGATCAAGTGGTATCTGGCGCTCGGCAAGGACATGCGAGAAGTCTATGGCCAGACCGAAAACGTCGGCCTGGCGACCTCGCCGCAGATGGACCGCGTCAAGCTCGGCACCATCGGCATGACGGTGCCGAACACCGAAGTGAAACTCAGCCCTGAAGGCGAAATCCTGCTGCGCGGGCCTCACGTATTCATGGGTTACCTCAACAACCCGACCAAGACGGCGGAAACCATCGTCGATGGCTGGCTGCATACCGGCGATGTCGGCACCGTCGACAACGAAGGCTGGTACCGCATCACCGACCGGATGAAGGACATCATCATCACGGCGGGCGGCAAGAACATCACGCCGTCGGAAATCGAGAATCAGCTCAAGTTCAGTCCCTATGTGTCGGATGCCGTGGTGATCGGCGATCGCCGCCAGTATCTCACCTGCCTGGTCATGATCGACCATGACAACGTGGTGAAATTCGCCCAGGACCTGAACGTGCCCTTCACCAACTTCACCTCGCTCTGCCACTCCAAGGAAGTGCAGGAACTGATCTGGAGCGAGATCGAGAAGGTGAACAAGAATTTCGCCCGTGTGGAAACGATCAAGAAATTCCGCCTGATCGACCGGCAGCTGACCGCCGAGGATGACGAGCTGACGCCGACGATGAAGCTGAAGCGCAAGTTTGTGAACGAGAAATACAAGCCTCTGATCGAGGAGATGTATGCTTCCGCCTGA